GCAAATTCTGCAGCGACACCCACCGTTCCCCCCTTTGGCCCGCTCAGGTTAAATCACCCCATCCTTTCCCTGCATAAAATACGGCCTTAAGTGTTATCCTAGGGGCATTGAGGAGTGCGATGACCATCCAATGAATCCATCGGCGGCTGTACCTCGGCCGGAGGTTGTTAGAACGGCAGCAATCGGTCTTCATCATTGGTACGCGGTTGCCCTCAGTAGTGAACTGAAGAAAAACCCCTTGACCGTACAACTTTGGTACCAAAACATAGTGTTGTTTCGTAATCAGAAGGGGGAAGTTTGTGCTTTAGAAAATCGCTGCCCGCACCGGGGTGTGCAACTCAGTAGCGGCTATGTGCAAGGGGATGATATTGTTTGTGTTTATCACGGTTGGAAATTTGATCGCCAGGGCCACTGTGTGGAGATTCCTTATCTACAGGATCATCAGAAATTACCTCCCTGTCGCATTCGCAGTTATCCCGTTCAGGAGAGACATGGATTTATTTGGGTTTTCCCCGGTGACCCAACCCAGGCCCAGCGGGTGTCCATACCAGACCTAGGGGAATGGGAACATCTCAACTACGTGGTGAGCGTAGCACCGTTCCATTTCCGGGGCCATTTTTCCTTCCTGGTGGAAAACCTGATGGACATGTACCACGGCCATTTACACCGTCACTTTCAACCCTGGGGCCATGCTATTTTGCGCAAAAAACATAACGGGCCGGGTTGGGTCGAAGCGGAATACCAGGCCGAATGTTATTTTCGGGTCAATCGTCCCTGGTCGGTCATCCAGTTATTTATTCCGCCCTTGCGCCGTCCCTTTTTGACCCCCCTAATCGTGCGCTATGAATATCCCCATTGGCACGCTTGGCTCGGCCAGGATTTTCACCTGTATTGTTTGATAGCGCCGGTGAGCACGACAGAAACTCGGGCCTATTTGGTGCATACGGTTTCCCTAGGGGCTTTCCGGAATTTGCACCGGTTACCGGTGTGGTTTCGCCGCTGGGTCAAAAATAGTTGTTTTAACGCAGCCCGCGGCTTTTTACGGGGCCTCCTGCGGGAGGATATGGTGATGATGGAGCAGGAACAGCAGGCCTACTTACGGGACCCCCGGCGGCGCTTGTGGGAAGTGAATCCGGTGATTGGGGCGGTAC
This genomic window from Gloeomargarita sp. SRBZ-1_bins_9 contains:
- a CDS encoding aromatic ring-hydroxylating dioxygenase subunit alpha, which codes for MNPSAAVPRPEVVRTAAIGLHHWYAVALSSELKKNPLTVQLWYQNIVLFRNQKGEVCALENRCPHRGVQLSSGYVQGDDIVCVYHGWKFDRQGHCVEIPYLQDHQKLPPCRIRSYPVQERHGFIWVFPGDPTQAQRVSIPDLGEWEHLNYVVSVAPFHFRGHFSFLVENLMDMYHGHLHRHFQPWGHAILRKKHNGPGWVEAEYQAECYFRVNRPWSVIQLFIPPLRRPFLTPLIVRYEYPHWHAWLGQDFHLYCLIAPVSTTETRAYLVHTVSLGAFRNLHRLPVWFRRWVKNSCFNAARGFLRGLLREDMVMMEQEQQAYLRDPRRRLWEVNPVIGAVQKLIVQQAQGYRTSD